In the genome of Pseudomonas sp. P5_109, one region contains:
- the nagE gene encoding N-acetylglucosamine-specific PTS transporter subunit IIBC, with product MYQLFIEGLQRLGRALMLPIAILPIAGLLLRLGDTDLLNIAIIHDAGQVIFANLAMIFAIGIAVGFAKDNNGTAGLAGVIGYLVMIATLKVLDPSINMGMLAGIVSGLMAGALYNRFKDIKLPEYLAFFGGRRFVPIVTGFAAVGLGVVFGYIWPPIQHGINSFGTLMMESGSFGAFIFGVFNRLLIVTGLHHILNNMAWFVFGNFTDPTTGALVTGDLSRYFAGDPKGGQFMTGMFPMMIFGLPAACLAMYRNALPERRKVMGGIFLSMALTAFLTGVTEPIEFAFMFLAPLLFLLHALLTGLSMAITNSLNIHLGFTFSGGLIDMILGWGKSTNGWLVLPVGVAYAVIYYVVFDFCIRRFDLKTPGRETSATAPQVAVADNERAGAYIKALGGAENLITVGACTTRLRLDMVDRNKASDADLKALGAMAVVRPGKGGSLQVVVGPMADAIADEIRLAMPALGRAIVSSPAAEVDAPKPATVTTPEAQQWLNALGGGNNVLQLDCIAMTRIRLQLANGKALSECDLKVLGCQGVSQLDGGIWHLLIGDKAPSLSDALEALVNRSEVNAKV from the coding sequence ATGTACCAACTTTTCATTGAAGGCCTGCAACGCCTCGGCCGCGCGCTGATGCTGCCGATCGCGATCCTGCCGATTGCCGGCCTGCTGCTGCGCCTGGGCGATACCGACCTGCTGAACATCGCGATCATCCACGACGCCGGCCAGGTGATTTTCGCCAACCTGGCGATGATCTTCGCCATCGGCATCGCGGTCGGTTTCGCCAAGGACAACAACGGTACGGCGGGGCTCGCCGGGGTGATCGGTTACCTGGTGATGATCGCTACGCTCAAGGTGCTCGATCCGAGCATCAACATGGGCATGCTCGCCGGGATCGTCAGCGGCCTGATGGCCGGCGCGCTGTACAACCGCTTCAAGGACATCAAGCTGCCGGAATACCTGGCGTTCTTCGGTGGCCGGCGCTTCGTGCCGATTGTCACCGGCTTCGCTGCCGTCGGTTTGGGCGTGGTGTTCGGCTACATCTGGCCGCCGATCCAGCACGGCATCAACAGCTTCGGCACGCTGATGATGGAGAGCGGCAGCTTCGGCGCGTTCATCTTCGGCGTGTTCAACCGCCTACTGATCGTCACCGGCCTGCATCACATCCTCAACAACATGGCGTGGTTCGTGTTCGGCAATTTCACCGACCCCACCACCGGTGCGCTGGTAACCGGCGACCTGTCGCGCTACTTCGCCGGCGACCCGAAAGGTGGCCAGTTCATGACCGGCATGTTCCCGATGATGATCTTCGGCCTGCCTGCCGCCTGCCTGGCGATGTACCGCAACGCCCTGCCGGAGCGGCGCAAGGTCATGGGCGGGATTTTCCTGTCGATGGCACTGACCGCGTTCCTGACCGGTGTGACCGAGCCGATCGAATTCGCCTTCATGTTCCTCGCGCCACTGCTGTTTCTGCTGCATGCGTTGTTGACTGGCCTGTCGATGGCCATCACCAATTCGCTGAACATTCATTTGGGCTTCACCTTTTCCGGCGGCCTCATCGACATGATCCTCGGCTGGGGCAAGTCCACCAACGGCTGGCTGGTGCTCCCGGTGGGCGTGGCGTATGCCGTGATCTATTACGTGGTGTTCGATTTCTGCATCCGCCGCTTCGACCTGAAGACACCGGGCCGCGAAACCAGCGCCACCGCCCCGCAGGTTGCAGTGGCCGACAATGAACGCGCCGGGGCTTACATCAAGGCCCTGGGCGGTGCCGAGAACCTGATCACCGTCGGTGCCTGCACCACGCGTTTGCGCCTGGACATGGTGGATCGCAACAAGGCTTCGGATGCCGATCTGAAAGCACTCGGCGCCATGGCCGTGGTGCGTCCGGGCAAGGGCGGGAGCTTGCAGGTGGTGGTCGGGCCGATGGCTGATGCCATTGCCGATGAGATTCGCCTGGCAATGCCGGCACTGGGGCGCGCCATCGTGTCGTCACCGGCCGCAGAAGTCGACGCGCCGAAACCTGCCACCGTGACGACACCTGAGGCGCAGCAATGGCTCAATGCCCTGGGCGGTGGCAACAACGTGCTGCAACTCGATTGCATCGCCATGACCCGCATTCGCCTGCAACTGGCCAACGGCAAGGCCCTGTCGGAGTGTGATTTGAAAGTGCTGGGTTGCCAGGGTGTGAGTCAGCTGGACGGCGGCATCTGGCATCTGCTGATAGGCGACAAGGCACCGAGCTTGAGTGATGCGCTGGAAGCGTTGGTCAATCGCAGTGAGGTGAATGCCAAGGTTTAG
- a CDS encoding YqfO family protein, whose protein sequence is MYKLSFFVPTSHVEDVKSAVFAAGGGRIGDYDHCAWQVLGTGQFRPLDGSQPFIGEAGQVEQVEEWKVELVVADELIRSVVAALKQSHPYETPAYEVWRLEDF, encoded by the coding sequence GTGTACAAGCTCAGCTTTTTTGTTCCAACCAGTCACGTCGAAGACGTGAAGAGTGCCGTATTCGCTGCCGGTGGCGGTCGAATCGGTGACTATGACCACTGTGCTTGGCAGGTGCTTGGCACTGGCCAGTTTCGCCCACTGGACGGCAGTCAGCCGTTCATTGGCGAGGCAGGGCAGGTCGAACAGGTCGAGGAATGGAAGGTCGAGCTGGTGGTGGCGGATGAGTTGATTCGCTCGGTGGTGGCGGCTCTGAAACAGAGCCATCCCTACGAGACTCCGGCTTATGAAGTGTGGCGGTTGGAGGATTTCTGA
- the purL gene encoding phosphoribosylformylglycinamidine synthase: MLILRGAPALSAFRHSKLLEQLSQKVPAVSGLYAEFAHFAEVTGVLNGDEQQVLARLLKYGPSVPVQEPTGRLFLVLPRFGTISPWSSKASDIARNCGLAKIQRLERGIAFYVAGQFSDAEARLIADGLHDRMTQIVLGNLEQAAGLFSHAEPKPLTAIDVLGGGRAALEKANTELGLALAEDEIDYLVNAFVGLKRNPHDIELMMFAQANSEHCRHKIFNASWDIDGQSQEKSLFGMIKNTYQMHSEGVLSAYKDNASVIVGSVAGRFFPDPETRQYGAVQEPVHILMKVETHNHPTAIAPFPGASTGSGGEIRDEGATGRGAKPKAGLTGFTVSNLQIPGFEQPWEVPYGKPERIVTALDIMIEGPLGGAAFNNEFGRPALTGYFRTFEQSITTPHGDEVRGYHKPIMLAGGMGNIREEHVKKGEILVGSKLIVLGGPAMLIGLGGGAASSMATGTSSADLDFASVQRENPEMERRCQEVIDRCWQLGDKNPISFIHDVGAGGLSNAFPELVNDGDRGGRFELRNIPNDEPGMAPHEIWSNESQERYVLAVGPADFERFKAICERERCPFAVVGEATAEPQLTVTDSHFGNSPVDMPLEVLLGKAPRMHRSVVRENELGDDFDPSTLDIANCVERVLHHPAVASKSFLITIGDRTITGLVARDQMVGPWQVPVADVAVTATSFDVYTGEAMAMGERTPLALLDAPASGRMAIGETLTNIAASRIGKISDIKLSANWMSAAGHPGEDARLYDTVKAVGMELCPELGITIPVGKDSMSMATRWNDEGVDKSVTSPMSLIVTGFAPVTDIRQTLTPQLRMDKGTTDLILIDLGRGQNRMGASILAQVHGKLGSQAPDVDDAEDLKAFFAVIQGLNADGHLLAYHDRSDGGLLTSVVEMAFAGHCGLSLNLDGLAETSADIAAILFNEELGAVIQVRQDATPDILAQFSAAGLGDCVSVVGQPMNNGEISITFNGETVFEGQRRLLQRQWAETSYQIQRLRDNADCAEQEFDVLLEEDNPGLSVKLSYDVNQDIAAPYIKKGIRPQVAVLREQGVNGQVEMAAAFDRAGFNAIDVHMSDILAGRVDLNEFKGMVACGGFSYGDVLGAGEGWAKSALFNSRARDAFQGFFERNDSFTLGVCNGCQMMSNLHELIPGSEFWPHFVRNRSEQFEARVAMVQIQESNSIFLQGMAGSRMPIAIAHGEGHAEFSSEEALLEADLSGCVAMRFVDNHGKVTESYPANPNGSPRGITGLTSRDGRVTIMMPHPERVFRAVQNSWRSDEWNEDAPLMRMFRNARVWVN; the protein is encoded by the coding sequence ATGTTGATCCTGCGCGGCGCTCCTGCCCTTTCTGCCTTTCGCCACAGCAAGCTCCTTGAGCAACTGAGCCAAAAGGTTCCGGCTGTCAGTGGCCTGTATGCTGAATTCGCTCACTTCGCCGAAGTTACCGGCGTCCTGAACGGCGACGAACAGCAGGTGCTTGCGCGCCTTCTGAAGTACGGTCCAAGTGTTCCGGTACAAGAACCGACCGGTCGTCTGTTTCTGGTGCTGCCACGTTTCGGCACCATTTCGCCGTGGTCGAGCAAGGCCAGTGACATCGCTCGCAACTGTGGCCTGGCGAAAATCCAGCGCCTGGAACGCGGTATCGCGTTCTACGTGGCCGGCCAGTTCAGCGACGCTGAAGCCCGGTTGATCGCCGACGGTTTGCACGACCGCATGACCCAGATCGTCCTGGGCAACCTCGAACAGGCCGCCGGCCTGTTCAGCCACGCCGAACCGAAACCCCTGACCGCCATCGACGTGTTGGGCGGCGGCCGCGCCGCGCTGGAAAAAGCCAACACCGAGCTGGGCCTGGCCCTGGCCGAAGACGAGATCGATTACCTGGTCAACGCCTTCGTCGGCTTGAAGCGCAACCCGCATGACATCGAACTGATGATGTTCGCCCAGGCGAACTCCGAGCACTGCCGTCACAAGATCTTCAACGCCAGTTGGGACATCGACGGCCAGAGCCAGGAAAAAAGCCTGTTCGGCATGATCAAGAACACCTACCAGATGCACAGCGAAGGTGTCCTGTCGGCTTATAAGGACAACGCTTCGGTGATCGTCGGCTCCGTGGCCGGTCGCTTCTTCCCGGACCCTGAGACCCGCCAGTACGGCGCGGTGCAGGAGCCGGTGCACATCCTGATGAAGGTCGAGACCCACAACCACCCAACCGCGATTGCCCCGTTCCCGGGCGCATCCACCGGTTCCGGTGGCGAGATCCGCGACGAAGGCGCGACCGGTCGCGGTGCCAAACCAAAGGCTGGCCTGACCGGTTTCACCGTGTCCAACCTGCAGATCCCGGGCTTCGAACAGCCGTGGGAAGTGCCGTACGGCAAGCCTGAGCGCATCGTTACCGCGCTGGACATCATGATCGAAGGCCCGCTGGGCGGCGCTGCGTTCAACAACGAATTCGGTCGTCCGGCCCTGACCGGCTACTTCCGTACCTTCGAACAGTCGATCACCACCCCGCACGGTGACGAAGTTCGCGGCTACCACAAGCCGATCATGCTGGCTGGCGGCATGGGCAATATCCGTGAAGAACACGTCAAGAAAGGCGAGATCCTGGTCGGCTCCAAGCTGATCGTGCTCGGCGGCCCGGCGATGCTGATCGGCCTGGGCGGCGGCGCGGCTTCCTCCATGGCCACCGGCACCAGCTCGGCAGACCTGGACTTCGCTTCGGTACAGCGCGAAAACCCTGAGATGGAACGTCGCTGCCAGGAAGTCATCGACCGTTGCTGGCAGCTGGGCGACAAGAACCCGATCAGCTTCATCCACGACGTGGGTGCGGGCGGCCTGTCCAACGCCTTCCCGGAACTGGTCAACGACGGCGACCGCGGTGGCCGTTTCGAACTGCGCAACATTCCAAACGACGAGCCGGGCATGGCCCCGCACGAAATCTGGTCCAATGAATCCCAGGAACGTTACGTTCTGGCGGTCGGCCCGGCGGACTTCGAGCGCTTCAAGGCGATCTGCGAACGCGAGCGCTGCCCGTTTGCCGTGGTCGGCGAAGCCACTGCCGAACCGCAGTTGACCGTGACCGACAGCCACTTCGGCAACAGCCCGGTGGACATGCCACTGGAAGTCTTGCTGGGCAAGGCGCCACGCATGCACCGTTCGGTGGTTCGTGAAAATGAACTGGGCGACGATTTCGATCCGTCGACCCTGGACATCGCCAACTGCGTCGAGCGCGTCCTGCATCACCCGGCCGTGGCCAGCAAGAGCTTCCTGATCACCATCGGCGACCGCACCATCACCGGCCTCGTTGCTCGTGACCAGATGGTCGGCCCGTGGCAGGTGCCGGTGGCCGACGTTGCCGTTACCGCCACCAGCTTCGACGTCTACACCGGTGAAGCCATGGCCATGGGCGAGCGTACTCCGCTGGCACTGCTGGACGCTCCGGCGTCGGGCCGCATGGCCATCGGCGAAACCCTGACCAACATCGCGGCATCGCGCATCGGCAAGATCTCCGACATCAAGTTGTCGGCGAACTGGATGTCCGCTGCCGGTCACCCGGGTGAAGACGCGCGTCTGTACGACACCGTGAAAGCGGTCGGCATGGAACTGTGCCCTGAGCTGGGCATCACCATTCCAGTGGGCAAGGACTCGATGTCCATGGCCACGCGCTGGAACGATGAAGGCGTGGACAAGTCCGTCACTTCGCCAATGTCCCTGATCGTGACCGGTTTCGCGCCAGTGACTGACATCCGTCAGACCCTGACCCCGCAACTGCGCATGGACAAGGGCACCACCGACCTGATCCTGATCGACCTCGGTCGTGGCCAGAACCGCATGGGCGCCTCGATCCTCGCCCAGGTTCACGGCAAGCTCGGCAGCCAGGCTCCGGACGTCGATGACGCCGAAGACCTGAAAGCCTTCTTCGCGGTGATCCAGGGTCTCAACGCCGACGGTCACCTGCTGGCTTACCACGACCGTTCCGACGGTGGTCTGCTGACCAGCGTTGTCGAGATGGCGTTCGCCGGTCACTGCGGCCTGAGCCTGAACCTCGACGGCCTGGCAGAAACCTCCGCCGACATCGCCGCGATCCTGTTCAACGAAGAACTGGGTGCGGTGATCCAGGTTCGCCAGGACGCCACTCCGGACATCCTCGCGCAGTTCAGCGCTGCCGGTCTGGGTGATTGCGTATCGGTGGTTGGCCAGCCGATGAACAACGGCGAGATCAGCATCACCTTCAACGGCGAAACCGTGTTCGAAGGTCAGCGTCGTCTGCTGCAGCGTCAGTGGGCCGAGACCAGCTACCAGATCCAGCGTCTGCGTGACAACGCCGACTGCGCCGAGCAAGAGTTCGATGTGCTGCTGGAAGAAGACAACCCGGGCCTGAGCGTCAAGCTGAGCTACGACGTCAACCAGGACATCGCCGCGCCTTACATCAAGAAAGGCATTCGCCCACAGGTTGCCGTACTGCGTGAGCAGGGCGTTAACGGTCAGGTGGAAATGGCGGCTGCGTTCGACCGCGCCGGTTTCAACGCGATCGACGTGCACATGAGCGACATTCTGGCCGGCCGTGTCGACCTGAACGAGTTCAAGGGCATGGTTGCCTGCGGCGGTTTCTCCTACGGCGACGTACTGGGTGCCGGTGAAGGCTGGGCCAAGTCCGCACTGTTCAACAGCCGTGCCCGCGATGCGTTCCAGGGTTTCTTCGAACGCAACGACAGCTTCACCCTCGGCGTGTGCAACGGTTGCCAGATGATGTCCAACCTGCACGAGCTGATCCCGGGCAGCGAGTTCTGGCCGCACTTCGTGCGTAACCGTTCCGAACAGTTCGAAGCCCGTGTTGCCATGGTGCAGATCCAGGAGTCGAACTCGATCTTCCTGCAGGGCATGGCCGGTTCGCGCATGCCGATCGCCATCGCCCACGGTGAAGGCCATGCCGAGTTCTCCAGCGAAGAAGCACTGCTGGAAGCCGATCTGTCCGGTTGCGTGGCGATGCGTTTCGTCGACAACCACGGCAAGGTCACCGAAAGCTACCCGGCCAACCCGAACGGCTCGCCGCGCGGGATCACCGGTTTGACCAGCCGCGACGGTCGCGTGACCATCATGATGCCGCACCCGGAGCGTGTATTCCGCGCCGTGCAGAACTCGTGGCGCTCGGATGAGTGGAACGAAGATGCACCGCTGATGCGCATGTTCCGTAATGCTCGGGTTTGGGTGAACTAA
- the ptsP gene encoding phosphoenolpyruvate--protein phosphotransferase: MHNNNKELTLSAPLSGPVLTLAKVPDPVFASGAMGDGIAIDPLNDTLHAPCAGVVVHVARTGHAVTLRADNGAELLLHLGLDTVELQGQGFSMLVKEGARVTNGQPLLRYDLDKVAQQCKSLVSLLILTNSQDFQARPITLKSVKVGEPLLHIIRRQKSSAQVDAEFVGVEIVGHVRIAHRGGLHARPAALIRQTAQGFKSKSQLHFAGKSATCDSLIGLMGLAVGEQAEVQVSCQGPDAEAALQALLTALSTALAEDSHAAAPATIAQLNRPAEAGVLHGVCAAPGLVGGPLFRLNAISLPVDAGNHDPQQLQVLDAARSQVRGDIEHTLALAKKHKDTAEEAIFAAHLALLEDPALLDAASQSVALGTAATHAWSQAIDAQCEVLQQTGSTLLAERANDLRDLKQRVLRVLLGDTWHYDVPAGAIVAAHELTPSDLLQLSQQGVAGLCMAEGGATSHVAILARGKGLPCMVALGSTLLDQQQGQAVVLDADGGRLELTPNAERLTDVRQLQQQQQQRRAEQQAQAHTPALTTDGLRIEVAANVASSSEATDALANGADGVGLLRTEFLFVDRHTAPDEQEQHQAYQAVLDAMGDKSVIIRTIDVGGDKQLDYLPLPAEANPVLGLRGIRLAQVRPELLDQQLRALLHLSPLSRCRILLPMVTEVDELLHIRQRLDALCGELGLAQRPELGVMIEVPAAALLAEQLAEHADFLSIGTNDLSQYTLAMDRDHAGLAARVDALHPALLRLIAQTCAGAAQHNRWVGVCGALASDPLATPVLIGLGVSELSVSPVQIGEIKDRVRHLDASECRRISQGLLKLSSASAVRHACHQHWPLS, translated from the coding sequence ATGCACAACAACAATAAAGAGCTGACTTTAAGCGCCCCGCTCAGCGGCCCGGTGCTCACGCTCGCCAAAGTCCCGGACCCGGTGTTTGCCAGCGGCGCCATGGGTGACGGCATCGCCATCGATCCGCTCAACGACACCCTCCACGCCCCCTGCGCCGGCGTGGTGGTGCATGTCGCCCGCACCGGTCACGCGGTGACCCTGCGTGCCGACAACGGCGCGGAATTGCTCCTGCACCTGGGCCTCGACACGGTCGAATTGCAGGGCCAGGGTTTCTCGATGCTGGTCAAGGAAGGCGCGCGCGTCACCAACGGCCAGCCGCTGCTGCGCTACGACCTGGACAAGGTCGCGCAACAGTGCAAGAGCCTGGTCAGCCTGTTGATCCTCACCAACAGCCAGGACTTCCAGGCACGGCCCATCACGTTGAAATCGGTGAAAGTGGGCGAGCCGCTGCTGCACATCATTCGTCGACAGAAGTCGAGCGCGCAGGTCGATGCCGAGTTTGTCGGCGTCGAGATTGTCGGCCATGTGCGCATTGCTCACCGGGGCGGTCTGCATGCGCGGCCGGCTGCGTTGATCCGTCAGACCGCGCAGGGTTTCAAAAGCAAATCGCAGCTGCATTTCGCCGGCAAGTCGGCCACCTGCGACAGCCTGATCGGCCTGATGGGGCTGGCCGTCGGCGAGCAGGCGGAGGTCCAGGTCAGTTGCCAGGGCCCGGACGCCGAAGCCGCGCTGCAAGCCTTGCTGACTGCGCTGTCCACCGCCCTGGCCGAAGACAGCCACGCCGCCGCGCCAGCCACGATTGCCCAACTCAATCGCCCCGCCGAAGCCGGTGTGTTGCATGGCGTCTGCGCAGCACCCGGCCTGGTCGGCGGGCCGCTGTTTCGCCTGAATGCGATCAGCCTGCCGGTGGATGCTGGCAATCATGATCCGCAGCAACTACAAGTGTTGGACGCGGCACGGAGCCAGGTGCGCGGCGATATCGAGCACACGCTGGCCCTGGCGAAAAAACACAAGGACACTGCGGAAGAGGCGATTTTCGCCGCGCACCTGGCGCTGCTCGAAGATCCGGCCTTGCTGGACGCCGCCAGTCAATCTGTCGCCCTGGGCACGGCCGCGACTCACGCCTGGAGCCAGGCCATCGACGCGCAATGCGAGGTCCTCCAGCAAACCGGTAGCACGCTGCTGGCCGAACGCGCCAACGACCTGCGTGACCTCAAGCAACGGGTGCTGCGCGTGTTGCTCGGCGATACCTGGCATTACGACGTACCGGCCGGCGCCATCGTCGCCGCCCATGAACTGACCCCCTCCGATTTGCTGCAACTGAGCCAGCAAGGGGTCGCCGGGCTGTGCATGGCCGAAGGCGGCGCGACCTCCCACGTGGCGATTCTGGCCCGGGGTAAAGGCCTGCCATGCATGGTCGCACTGGGCTCGACCTTGCTTGATCAGCAACAGGGGCAAGCGGTAGTGCTGGACGCCGACGGCGGCCGCCTCGAACTGACTCCCAATGCCGAGCGCCTGACCGACGTACGCCAGTTACAGCAACAACAGCAACAACGCCGGGCCGAACAACAGGCCCAGGCGCACACTCCGGCGCTGACCACCGACGGCCTGCGCATCGAAGTCGCCGCCAATGTGGCGTCCAGTTCGGAAGCGACGGACGCACTGGCCAATGGCGCTGACGGCGTCGGCCTGTTGCGCACCGAATTTCTCTTCGTCGACCGCCACACCGCTCCGGACGAACAGGAACAACACCAGGCTTATCAAGCGGTGCTCGATGCCATGGGCGACAAGTCGGTGATCATCCGCACCATCGACGTCGGTGGCGACAAGCAACTCGACTACCTGCCACTGCCCGCCGAGGCCAATCCGGTGCTCGGTCTGCGCGGCATTCGCCTGGCCCAGGTTCGTCCTGAACTGCTCGACCAGCAACTGCGCGCGCTGCTGCACCTGAGCCCATTGTCACGCTGCCGGATCCTGCTGCCGATGGTCACTGAAGTCGATGAACTGCTGCACATCCGCCAGCGCCTCGACGCCTTGTGCGGTGAGCTCGGCCTGGCGCAACGCCCGGAGCTGGGGGTGATGATTGAGGTTCCGGCCGCCGCGCTGCTGGCCGAGCAACTGGCCGAACACGCGGACTTCCTGTCCATCGGCACCAACGACCTGTCGCAATACACCCTGGCCATGGACCGCGACCATGCCGGTCTCGCCGCCCGCGTCGATGCACTGCACCCGGCGCTGCTGCGCTTGATCGCCCAGACCTGCGCCGGTGCAGCACAGCACAACCGTTGGGTGGGCGTGTGCGGCGCCCTGGCGTCCGATCCATTGGCCACGCCGGTGTTGATCGGCCTGGGGGTCAGTGAGTTGTCGGTGAGCCCGGTACAGATCGGTGAAATCAAGGACCGCGTGCGTCATCTCGACGCCAGCGAATGCCGGCGCATCAGCCAGGGCCTGCTCAAGCTGAGCAGCGCCAGCGCGGTGCGTCACGCCTGTCACCAGCATTGGCCTCTGAGCTAA
- a CDS encoding SIS domain-containing protein, translating into MTSKMLEEALSSFEAVQAQLQTLDPQMIEIAGRLRRQPPQVAMTVARGSSDHAASYFAYLTMQLLGIPVASLPMSVVTMQQAPLKVSGQVAFAFSQSGQSPDLVNSLRLLRKRGALSISLVNAEDSPLEAACEFSLPLCAGTESSVAATKSFIATLSASARLIGHWKEDAELLEAGAALPDGLRHAAQQDWSLAIDALRDCQRLMVIGRGAGFAIAQEAALKFKETSAIQAEAFSSAEVRHGPMALIGDNYPLLVFAPRGAEQAGLLSLAADMRQRGARVLLAAPDDVFERDLPLTCAEHPALDPILAIQSFYVMAAGLAMARGMDPDQPRHLSKVTRTH; encoded by the coding sequence TTGACTTCAAAAATGCTTGAAGAGGCGCTGTCCTCGTTCGAGGCCGTGCAAGCCCAACTGCAAACACTCGACCCGCAGATGATCGAGATCGCCGGGCGCCTGCGCCGTCAGCCGCCGCAAGTGGCCATGACCGTGGCACGCGGCAGCTCCGACCACGCCGCCAGCTACTTCGCCTACCTGACCATGCAACTGCTGGGCATCCCGGTGGCGTCGCTGCCGATGTCGGTGGTGACCATGCAGCAGGCACCGCTGAAGGTCAGCGGCCAGGTGGCATTCGCCTTCTCGCAATCGGGGCAAAGCCCGGACCTGGTGAACAGCCTGCGCCTGTTGCGCAAGCGTGGCGCCTTGAGCATTTCGCTGGTCAATGCCGAAGACTCACCACTGGAAGCCGCCTGCGAATTCAGCCTGCCGCTGTGTGCCGGCACCGAAAGCAGCGTCGCCGCGACCAAGAGCTTCATCGCCACCCTCAGCGCCAGCGCCCGGCTGATTGGCCACTGGAAAGAAGACGCCGAACTGCTCGAGGCCGGTGCTGCCTTGCCCGATGGCCTGCGCCACGCCGCGCAACAGGACTGGAGCCTGGCCATCGACGCCTTGCGCGATTGCCAGCGGCTGATGGTGATCGGCCGTGGTGCCGGTTTTGCCATTGCCCAGGAAGCGGCGCTCAAGTTCAAGGAAACCTCGGCGATCCAGGCCGAAGCCTTCAGCAGCGCCGAAGTCCGTCACGGCCCGATGGCCTTGATCGGCGACAACTACCCGCTGCTGGTGTTTGCCCCACGGGGTGCCGAACAGGCCGGTTTGCTCAGCCTGGCCGCCGACATGCGCCAGCGCGGTGCCCGTGTCCTGCTGGCCGCACCGGATGACGTATTCGAACGCGACCTGCCCCTGACCTGCGCCGAACACCCGGCCCTCGACCCGATTCTGGCGATCCAGAGTTTCTACGTGATGGCCGCCGGCCTGGCCATGGCCCGTGGCATGGACCCGGACCAACCGCGACACCTGAGCAAAGTCACGCGTACGCACTGA
- the mltF gene encoding membrane-bound lytic murein transglycosylase MltF produces MFSPTALRPRYAKWLIATGLFLMLGGCVDKPNTLERVKEDGVLRVVTRNSPATYFQDRNGETGFEYELVKRFADDLGVELKIETADNLDDLFNQVGKPNGPVLAAAGLVSSEERKKQVRFSHSYLEVTPQVIYRNGQSRPTDAKDLVGKKIMVLKGSTHAEQLAQLKQKFSGIEYEESDAVEVVDLLRMVDEGQIDLTLVDSNEVAMNQVYFTNIRVAFDLGDASNQSWAVAPGDDNSLLNEINEYLDKVKKNGTLQRLKDRYYGHVDVLGYMGATTFAQHLQQRLPKYEQHFKSYAKKEKVDWRLLAAIGYQESLWQPAVTSKTGVRGLMMLTQNTAQAMGVSNRLDPKQSIMGGAKYLAYMKDQLDDSIQEPDRTWFALAAYNVGSGHLDDARKLAAKEGLNPDKWLDVKKILPRLSEKKWYSKTRYGYARGGEPVHFVANIRRYYDILTWVTQPQLEGDQVAEGKLLVPGIDKSKPAQEPAPL; encoded by the coding sequence ATGTTTTCCCCAACGGCTTTGCGTCCGCGGTACGCCAAATGGCTGATCGCAACCGGACTCTTCCTGATGCTCGGTGGCTGTGTTGATAAACCCAACACGCTTGAGCGCGTAAAGGAGGATGGTGTACTGCGGGTGGTTACCCGAAACAGCCCCGCCACCTACTTTCAGGATCGCAACGGTGAAACCGGCTTCGAATACGAGCTGGTGAAGCGCTTCGCCGACGATCTGGGGGTCGAGCTCAAGATCGAGACCGCCGACAACCTCGATGACCTGTTCAACCAGGTCGGCAAGCCCAATGGCCCGGTGCTGGCGGCTGCCGGCCTGGTCAGCAGCGAAGAGCGCAAGAAGCAGGTGCGCTTCTCGCACTCCTATCTGGAAGTCACCCCGCAGGTCATCTACCGCAACGGCCAGTCACGGCCGACCGATGCAAAGGATCTGGTGGGCAAGAAGATCATGGTGCTCAAGGGCAGCACCCATGCCGAACAACTCGCGCAACTGAAACAGAAATTTTCCGGCATCGAATACGAAGAGTCTGACGCAGTCGAGGTCGTCGATCTCCTGCGCATGGTCGATGAAGGCCAGATCGACCTGACGCTGGTCGACTCCAACGAAGTGGCGATGAACCAGGTGTACTTCACCAACATCCGGGTCGCCTTCGACCTCGGTGACGCCAGCAACCAGAGTTGGGCCGTTGCGCCAGGCGACGACAACAGCCTGCTCAACGAAATCAACGAATACCTCGACAAGGTCAAGAAGAACGGCACCCTGCAACGCCTCAAGGACCGCTACTACGGGCACGTCGACGTCCTCGGCTACATGGGCGCCACCACGTTTGCCCAGCACTTGCAGCAACGCCTGCCCAAGTACGAACAGCACTTCAAGTCGTACGCCAAGAAAGAGAAAGTCGACTGGCGCCTGCTGGCGGCCATCGGCTACCAGGAGTCGCTGTGGCAGCCGGCCGTCACGTCCAAGACCGGCGTGCGCGGCCTGATGATGCTGACCCAGAACACCGCGCAGGCCATGGGTGTGTCCAACCGCCTGGACCCCAAGCAGAGCATCATGGGCGGCGCCAAGTACCTGGCCTACATGAAAGACCAGCTCGACGATTCGATCCAGGAACCGGACCGTACCTGGTTTGCCCTGGCAGCCTATAACGTCGGCAGCGGTCACCTGGATGACGCACGCAAACTGGCGGCCAAGGAAGGGTTGAACCCGGACAAATGGCTGGATGTGAAGAAAATCCTGCCGCGCCTGTCGGAAAAGAAGTGGTACAGCAAGACCCGTTACGGCTACGCCCGTGGCGGCGAACCGGTGCATTTCGTGGCGAACATCCGTCGCTACTACGACATCCTGACCTGGGTCACGCAACCGCAGCTCGAAGGCGATCAGGTCGCCGAGGGCAAACTGCTTGTGCCGGGGATCGACAAGAGCAAGCCGGCGCAGGAGCCTGCGCCGCTGTAG